From a region of the Streptomyces sp. B21-083 genome:
- a CDS encoding 5-formyltetrahydrofolate cyclo-ligase, translating into MGAEPDKRTSRRGLLAVRGGLTAADVEAAAAALAARALGLPELAHARTVAAYVSVGSEPGTRALLDALHARGVRVLLPVLLPDNDLDWGAYAGEGSLVEVRHGGRMALLEPAGDRLGAEAVTGADAVLLPGLAVDERGLRLGRGGGSYDRVLARLERSGVDPALVVLLYDSEVVARVPAEPHDRPVHAVVTPSGVRRFRGLS; encoded by the coding sequence ATGGGGGCAGAGCCCGACAAGCGCACGTCACGGCGGGGCCTCCTCGCGGTGCGAGGCGGGCTGACGGCCGCCGACGTCGAGGCGGCGGCGGCCGCCCTGGCCGCCCGCGCGCTCGGCCTGCCCGAGCTCGCGCACGCGCGCACGGTGGCCGCGTACGTCTCCGTCGGCTCCGAACCCGGCACCCGGGCACTGCTCGACGCCCTCCACGCGCGCGGGGTACGGGTCCTGCTGCCGGTCCTCCTCCCGGACAACGACCTCGACTGGGGCGCGTACGCCGGTGAGGGGTCCTTGGTGGAGGTGCGGCACGGCGGGCGGATGGCCCTGCTGGAGCCGGCCGGTGACCGCCTCGGAGCGGAGGCCGTGACGGGCGCCGACGCCGTCCTGCTGCCCGGCCTGGCCGTGGACGAGCGCGGTCTGCGCCTCGGGCGCGGTGGGGGTTCGTACGACCGCGTGCTGGCCCGGCTGGAGCGCTCGGGCGTCGATCCGGCCCTGGTGGTGCTGCTGTACGACTCGGAGGTCGTCGCGCGGGTCCCGGCCGAGCCGCACGACCGGCCGGTGCACGCGGTGGTCACTCCGTCGGGGGTACGGCGCTTCCGCGGTCTCTCCTGA